The following coding sequences lie in one Flavobacterium cyclinae genomic window:
- the tsaB gene encoding tRNA (adenosine(37)-N6)-threonylcarbamoyltransferase complex dimerization subunit type 1 TsaB, whose amino-acid sequence MAIILNLETATKNCSVALAKEGALIASKEIAEQHFSHAEKLHVFIEELLNENQLQFYDLSAIAVSQGPGSYTGLRIGVSSAKGFCYALNIPLIAIDTLQLLAKQIQIEDGIIIPMIDARRMEVFTAIYDKNHHQIRSTQAEIIDEKSYQDILDTIHLVGDGTEKFKNTLLADKFVFHSEVIFPSSKEMCELSFDKYKKSDFVDVAYFEPYYLKDFVLVK is encoded by the coding sequence ATGGCGATCATTCTGAATTTAGAAACAGCTACTAAAAATTGTTCAGTAGCGTTAGCAAAAGAAGGAGCATTAATTGCAAGTAAAGAAATTGCAGAACAGCATTTTTCTCATGCAGAAAAATTACATGTTTTTATAGAAGAATTACTGAATGAAAATCAATTGCAATTTTATGATTTGTCTGCAATTGCTGTTAGCCAAGGACCGGGTTCCTATACAGGATTGCGTATAGGAGTTTCTTCAGCAAAAGGATTTTGTTATGCCTTAAATATTCCGTTAATAGCCATAGATACACTTCAACTTTTAGCAAAACAAATTCAAATAGAAGACGGAATAATTATTCCAATGATAGATGCTCGTAGAATGGAAGTTTTTACAGCTATCTATGATAAAAATCACCATCAAATTCGCTCAACTCAAGCCGAAATTATTGATGAAAAATCGTATCAAGATATTTTAGATACAATTCATTTGGTTGGAGATGGAACAGAAAAATTTAAAAATACTTTACTAGCAGATAAATTTGTATTTCATTCAGAAGTTATATTTCCATCTTCTAAAGAAATGTGTGAGTTGTCATTTGATAAATACAAAAAAAGCGACTTTGTAGATGTCGCTTATTTTGAACCTTATTATCTTAAAGATTTTGTACTAGTAAAATAA
- a CDS encoding OmpH family outer membrane protein yields MKHLKKLAIAIVLFIGTQVSAQTKVAHIDLQALMTAMPEMKTAQEQMKKIQETYDKDYKNMVAEYQTKLQKYEQEAPTAGDALNETRSKEMQDMGARIQQFQQTAQKELGQKEMDLYKPIMEKAQNAIKKVAKEKGFNYVLDATTGSGLLVADGVDILADVKKSLGF; encoded by the coding sequence ATGAAACATTTAAAAAAATTAGCAATTGCAATCGTACTTTTCATTGGAACTCAAGTTTCAGCTCAAACAAAAGTAGCTCATATAGACTTACAAGCATTAATGACTGCTATGCCTGAAATGAAAACGGCTCAAGAGCAAATGAAAAAAATTCAAGAGACCTATGATAAAGATTACAAAAACATGGTAGCTGAATATCAAACTAAATTACAAAAGTATGAGCAAGAAGCTCCAACAGCTGGTGATGCTTTAAACGAAACTCGTTCTAAAGAAATGCAAGATATGGGAGCTCGTATTCAACAATTCCAACAAACAGCTCAAAAAGAATTAGGTCAAAAAGAAATGGACTTATATAAACCTATCATGGAAAAAGCACAAAACGCAATTAAAAAAGTAGCTAAAGAAAAAGGCTTCAACTATGTGTTAGATGCTACAACTGGAAGCGGATTATTAGTGGCTGATGGTGTTGATATTTTAGCAGATGTAAAAAAATCTTTAGGGTTTTAA
- a CDS encoding TolC family protein produces the protein MTTKKIVFFLLLIGFQLSAQSKKWTLEECVDYAIQNNISVKQSELDLKSSDIDKLEAVGGFLPSLSGNANYSINTGASINPVTNQFQNQTFKSFSASANSGVMLFNGLANWKTLQRAKLNKIANSYRLDKMKDDIALSVANSYLQILFNKEQLKVQKNQNLITKENIKRTQELIDAGLLPAGDIFELQATDATQEQQIVATENTLLIAKIGLCQTLLIEDFANFDISDEVIDLPMTNITNESQEAILEKAKESVNDVKIAMANLEVAKKDVSLSRSSYLPTLSGFFGYNTRWAESTPYNFIDQLTLFDGTGVGLQLSVPILNGFATRGRVQRAKINQERSEFQLKQAELDLERNVYQAYNDVINAKKSYEAAQKTLEARKQSFNFSKERFEVGLMNSFDFSQSTLAFENAQSEVLRTKYDYLFRTKILEFYFGIPLVKKQ, from the coding sequence ATGACAACAAAAAAAATAGTTTTTTTTCTATTGTTGATAGGTTTTCAACTTTCGGCTCAAAGTAAAAAATGGACTTTGGAAGAATGTGTAGATTATGCCATTCAAAATAACATTTCTGTAAAACAGTCTGAATTGGATTTGAAATCATCTGATATTGATAAACTTGAAGCTGTAGGAGGATTTTTACCAAGTTTAAGTGGAAATGCAAATTATAGTATAAACACCGGAGCAAGTATTAACCCTGTAACGAATCAATTCCAAAATCAAACGTTTAAATCGTTTTCTGCATCTGCAAATTCTGGAGTAATGTTATTTAATGGACTAGCTAATTGGAAAACATTACAAAGAGCAAAATTGAACAAAATTGCTAATTCGTATCGTTTGGATAAAATGAAAGATGATATTGCTTTGTCTGTAGCTAATTCTTATTTACAGATTTTATTTAATAAAGAGCAATTGAAAGTTCAAAAAAATCAAAATCTAATTACTAAAGAAAATATTAAAAGAACACAAGAGTTGATTGATGCAGGATTGCTTCCAGCTGGAGATATTTTTGAACTTCAAGCGACAGATGCAACTCAAGAGCAGCAAATTGTTGCTACAGAAAACACATTGTTAATTGCGAAAATTGGGTTATGTCAAACCTTATTAATTGAAGATTTTGCTAATTTCGATATTTCTGATGAAGTAATTGATTTGCCAATGACAAATATTACCAATGAATCGCAAGAAGCAATTCTTGAAAAAGCAAAAGAATCAGTTAATGATGTAAAAATTGCAATGGCTAATTTAGAAGTTGCTAAAAAAGATGTATCCTTATCAAGATCTTCCTATTTGCCAACATTGTCTGGTTTCTTTGGTTACAATACTCGTTGGGCAGAAAGTACTCCCTATAATTTTATAGATCAATTAACATTGTTTGATGGAACAGGAGTAGGATTGCAATTAAGCGTGCCAATATTAAATGGTTTTGCTACAAGAGGAAGAGTACAACGAGCTAAAATAAATCAAGAACGTTCTGAATTTCAATTGAAACAAGCAGAATTAGATTTAGAACGAAATGTTTACCAAGCTTATAATGATGTTATAAATGCTAAAAAATCATATGAAGCGGCTCAGAAAACTTTAGAAGCAAGAAAACAATCATTTAATTTTTCTAAGGAACGTTTTGAAGTGGGGTTAATGAATTCTTTTGATTTTTCTCAGTCTACTTTAGCTTTTGAAAACGCACAATCAGAAGTCTTAAGGACAAAATACGATTACCTTTTTAGAACCAAAATTTTAGAATTCTATTTCGGAATTCCTTTAGTAAAAAAACAATAG
- a CDS encoding mechanosensitive ion channel family protein — protein sequence MTAIEIENYFETIKKLILEYSPKFVVAIVILLVGLWATSLITKAAKKIMLKRNVEVTLSTFIGNLIFWTLRILLFVTVISKLGIETSSFVAILGAAGLAIGLSLQGSLSNFAGGILIILFKPFRLGDFIEAQGVLGTVKDIKIFSTVITSPDNKQIVIPNASLSNGVITNYTANGFRRVDLIISVDYNTDLQLAKKTIDKVLKSIPEILKEPEATIQLNELAASSIDFSVRPYTLTENYLKVKSEVLEKIKIEFDIAGIEIPYPHQVEIHKE from the coding sequence ATGACAGCCATTGAAATTGAAAATTATTTTGAAACCATTAAGAAATTAATCTTAGAATATTCGCCAAAATTTGTTGTTGCTATCGTTATTTTACTTGTGGGATTGTGGGCTACTAGTCTCATTACAAAAGCAGCAAAAAAAATTATGCTAAAAAGAAATGTTGAAGTGACGTTATCAACCTTTATTGGGAATTTAATTTTTTGGACACTTCGCATTCTTCTTTTTGTAACAGTAATTTCAAAGCTTGGAATCGAAACCTCTTCATTTGTTGCAATTTTAGGAGCTGCAGGTTTAGCAATTGGTTTATCATTACAAGGTTCTCTTTCCAATTTTGCAGGAGGAATTCTAATCATTTTATTTAAACCCTTTCGCTTAGGTGATTTTATTGAAGCTCAAGGTGTCTTAGGAACAGTAAAAGACATTAAAATATTTTCAACTGTCATTACATCTCCAGACAACAAACAAATAGTGATTCCAAATGCCTCGTTATCAAATGGTGTTATAACTAATTATACCGCAAATGGATTTAGAAGAGTAGATTTAATTATTTCTGTAGATTACAATACCGACTTGCAATTAGCTAAAAAAACCATCGATAAAGTTTTAAAATCTATCCCAGAAATTTTAAAAGAACCAGAAGCAACAATTCAATTAAATGAATTAGCGGCTAGTTCAATTGATTTTTCTGTAAGACCTTACACATTAACTGAAAACTATTTAAAAGTGAAATCAGAAGTTTTGGAAAAAATAAAAATCGAATTTGATATTGCTGGAATAGAAATTCCATATCCACATCAAGTTGAAATTCACAAAGAGTAA
- a CDS encoding inorganic phosphate transporter: MEQIYIIMLIVLGVLAIIDLVVGVSNDAVNFLNSAIGSKAISFKTTMIVASLGVLVGALFSSGMMEIARSGIFVPSMFSFNDVMIIFLAVMISDILLLDVFNSMGLPTSTTVSIIFELLGAAVCLAIYKIYTTEETLDHLGAYINTKKASEIVYSILLSVVLSFSIGSFVQYISRLIFTFHYEKKLKYFGSIFGGLAITAITFFILIKGLKGVSFISKEQYSWIKDNQLLILGFNFVFFTILSQVLTSLFKVNILRVIIIIGTFALALAFAGNDLVNFIGVPIAAFNSYEIFDAAGVSGDTFMMGDLANDNIVAPFYFLLFAGVVMVITLWTSKKARSVIETGVNLSRQGDGVEKFSPNSASRFIVRTGVYIGEGINYFLPKSIQIHIDKRFEKVEKKYKNADEEPAFDMVRASVNLMVASILISIGTSLKLPLSTTYVTFMVAMGSSFADRAWDRESAVYRIAGVFNVIGGWFFTAIVAFIMSFVIAYILKIGEVFAFVGLVLMLAILLYRSARKHKLKVQEQEEIKSLRKEDVGTIKEMIVESSSQISKVLRKTSSLYSNVIDNLGLQDLNNLKENKKALKKLEKEIDELRSNVFYFIKNLDDNSVEASKFYILILGYLQDMVQSIEFITSNSYSHVNNNHKKLKFNQIRDLKTVDTQLQELFIRLEESFKTEDFSKLDDILKEKNAFLETVSELISKQINRIRTTETSPKNSKLYFALLLETNDLIKSIMNLLELFKEFNQQNKK; this comes from the coding sequence ATGGAGCAGATTTATATCATAATGTTAATTGTTTTAGGTGTTTTAGCCATAATCGATTTAGTGGTTGGGGTTAGTAATGATGCCGTAAATTTTTTAAATTCTGCAATTGGTTCTAAAGCAATTTCTTTTAAAACAACAATGATTGTTGCTAGTTTAGGAGTTTTAGTTGGGGCTTTGTTTTCTAGCGGAATGATGGAAATTGCTCGAAGTGGTATTTTTGTTCCTAGCATGTTTAGTTTTAATGATGTAATGATCATTTTCCTAGCGGTAATGATATCTGATATTCTATTGTTAGATGTTTTTAATTCGATGGGATTGCCTACTTCAACAACGGTTTCTATTATTTTTGAATTACTAGGTGCAGCAGTTTGTTTAGCTATTTATAAAATTTACACTACAGAAGAAACTTTAGATCATTTAGGAGCTTATATCAATACGAAAAAAGCATCTGAAATTGTATACAGTATTTTATTGTCGGTAGTGCTGTCATTTAGTATTGGTAGTTTTGTACAATATATTTCAAGATTAATCTTCACTTTTCATTACGAAAAAAAATTAAAATATTTTGGTTCTATTTTTGGTGGATTAGCCATCACTGCCATCACATTTTTTATTTTAATTAAAGGTTTAAAAGGAGTTTCTTTTATATCAAAAGAGCAATATTCTTGGATAAAAGATAACCAATTATTGATTTTAGGTTTCAATTTTGTGTTTTTTACTATTTTATCCCAAGTATTAACTAGCTTGTTCAAAGTTAATATTTTAAGAGTAATTATTATTATTGGAACTTTTGCACTTGCATTAGCTTTTGCTGGTAATGATTTGGTTAATTTTATTGGTGTGCCTATTGCTGCTTTTAATTCGTATGAAATTTTTGATGCTGCAGGAGTTTCAGGAGATACTTTTATGATGGGTGATTTAGCTAATGATAATATTGTAGCGCCCTTTTACTTTCTTTTATTTGCTGGAGTGGTAATGGTAATCACTTTATGGACATCAAAAAAAGCAAGAAGTGTTATTGAAACTGGGGTAAACCTTTCTAGACAAGGTGATGGTGTAGAGAAGTTTTCTCCAAATTCAGCTTCAAGATTTATTGTTAGAACTGGAGTATACATTGGTGAAGGAATTAATTATTTTTTACCAAAAAGTATTCAAATTCATATTGATAAACGTTTTGAAAAAGTAGAAAAAAAATATAAAAATGCCGATGAGGAGCCTGCTTTTGATATGGTAAGAGCTTCTGTTAATTTAATGGTAGCAAGTATTTTAATTTCTATAGGAACTTCTTTAAAATTGCCATTGTCTACTACTTATGTAACTTTTATGGTGGCAATGGGATCGTCATTTGCAGATAGAGCCTGGGATAGAGAAAGTGCTGTTTACAGAATTGCAGGAGTGTTTAATGTTATTGGAGGTTGGTTTTTTACTGCAATTGTTGCTTTTATAATGTCTTTTGTAATTGCTTACATTTTAAAAATTGGAGAAGTATTTGCTTTTGTAGGATTGGTTCTTATGTTAGCTATTTTACTATACAGAAGTGCTAGAAAACACAAATTAAAAGTACAGGAACAAGAAGAAATTAAAAGTCTTAGAAAAGAAGATGTGGGTACTATTAAAGAAATGATAGTAGAAAGTTCTTCTCAAATTTCAAAAGTATTAAGAAAAACAAGTTCACTATATTCTAATGTTATTGATAATCTAGGACTTCAAGATTTAAATAATCTTAAAGAAAATAAAAAGGCATTAAAAAAGTTAGAAAAAGAAATTGACGAGCTTAGAAGCAATGTGTTTTATTTTATTAAAAATCTAGATGATAATTCAGTAGAAGCGAGTAAATTTTATATTTTAATTTTAGGTTATTTACAGGATATGGTTCAATCTATTGAATTTATTACTTCTAATAGTTATTCACATGTAAATAACAATCATAAAAAATTAAAGTTCAATCAAATTCGAGATCTTAAAACTGTAGATACTCAATTACAAGAATTATTTATTCGTTTAGAAGAGAGTTTTAAAACAGAAGATTTTTCTAAATTGGATGATATTTTAAAGGAGAAAAATGCATTTTTAGAAACGGTTTCTGAATTAATATCAAAACAAATAAACCGAATTAGAACTACAGAAACGAGTCCGAAAAATAGTAAATTGTATTTTGCTTTACTGCTAGAAACAAACGATTTAATTAAATCAATTATGAATTTATTAGAATTGTTTAAAGAATTTAATCAGCAAAATAAAAAGTAA
- a CDS encoding efflux RND transporter periplasmic adaptor subunit → MSKKTIYILSGSAVGLILLLVGLKKGGVIGNNDDSKVVELSKVTQTTIVETVSATGKIQPEIEVKLSSEVSGEIIALPIKEGQQVKKGDLLVKINPDIYESGVNRSVASMSTTKAGLSQAEAQVKEAKANYDRNKKLFEKGIISKSEWDRIVSTYEVAVANKQSAYYQVQSASATVTEANDNLRRTTIYAPADGTISLLNVELGERVLGTQQMAGTEILRIANLNNMEVEVDVNENDIVKVNIGDSANIEVDAYLKREFKGIVTSISNSASTALTADQVTNFKVKVRILKESYQDLLEGKPENYSPFRPGMTATVDIITKRKENIIAVPISAVVIKDDTTSVKKDVVAELEKQEKEQKGTAPKNDKKFECVFVKVGDKAKLRVVKTGIQDDTNIEIISGLKSGEEIITGPYTTVSKDLVSNDKVKVESAKDKKESKK, encoded by the coding sequence ATGTCAAAGAAAACCATATACATTTTATCAGGAAGCGCAGTTGGATTGATTTTGTTGTTAGTTGGACTTAAAAAAGGAGGCGTTATTGGAAATAATGATGACTCAAAAGTTGTTGAATTGTCAAAAGTGACTCAAACTACAATCGTAGAAACGGTTTCTGCAACAGGAAAAATTCAGCCAGAAATTGAAGTAAAATTATCTTCTGAAGTTTCAGGTGAAATTATTGCTTTGCCTATAAAAGAGGGGCAACAAGTTAAAAAAGGCGATTTATTAGTTAAAATTAATCCAGATATTTACGAATCAGGAGTTAATCGTTCGGTTGCTTCTATGTCAACAACTAAAGCCGGATTGAGTCAGGCGGAAGCTCAAGTTAAAGAAGCTAAAGCGAACTACGATAGAAATAAAAAATTATTTGAAAAAGGCATTATCTCAAAATCAGAATGGGATAGAATTGTTTCTACTTATGAAGTGGCAGTAGCTAATAAACAATCTGCTTATTATCAAGTACAAAGTGCATCGGCAACAGTTACAGAAGCAAATGATAATTTAAGAAGAACTACTATTTATGCACCAGCAGATGGAACAATTTCTTTGTTAAATGTAGAATTAGGAGAACGTGTTTTAGGAACGCAACAAATGGCAGGAACTGAAATTTTAAGAATTGCTAACTTAAATAACATGGAAGTAGAAGTTGATGTTAATGAAAATGATATTGTAAAAGTTAACATTGGAGATTCTGCAAATATTGAAGTAGATGCATATTTAAAAAGAGAATTTAAAGGGATTGTAACTAGTATTTCAAATTCTGCTAGTACAGCTTTAACCGCTGATCAAGTTACTAATTTTAAAGTAAAAGTCAGAATTTTAAAAGAATCATATCAGGATTTATTAGAAGGGAAACCTGAAAATTATTCACCTTTTAGACCTGGTATGACTGCAACTGTTGATATTATTACAAAACGTAAAGAAAATATCATTGCAGTTCCAATTAGTGCTGTTGTAATTAAAGATGATACAACTTCTGTAAAAAAAGATGTTGTTGCTGAATTAGAAAAGCAAGAAAAAGAACAAAAAGGTACTGCTCCTAAAAACGATAAAAAATTTGAATGTGTTTTTGTGAAAGTTGGCGATAAAGCTAAATTGAGAGTTGTAAAAACAGGAATTCAAGATGATACGAATATTGAAATTATTTCAGGATTAAAATCTGGAGAGGAAATTATAACGGGTCCTTATACTACCGTTTCAAAAGATTTAGTTTCTAATGATAAAGTAAAAGTTGAATCTGCAAAAGATAAAAAAGAAAGTAAGAAATAG
- a CDS encoding PorP/SprF family type IX secretion system membrane protein, with protein sequence MNFKKSYFILAFLLAQFSFAQEGIAVYSDYLSDNYYLIHPSMAGAANCGKIRLTGRQQWFGQEDAPALQTVSFNTALDQDGISGFGMILFNDKNGYHSQRGAKLTYAHHLRFSRGTLDLNQLSFGLSTAFVQSSIDGRDYRGFDPVIVQGVVQKDAYFNIDLGVSYHYMDFFTHFTIKNFMASRRELYTRDIESDNLSKYLWSAGAVFGNEDNLLFEPSFMFQYVSETKEKSIDLNLKVYKQLDFGKLWGGLSYRRSFDGAQYSDTSGGLQDQKLQWITPIVGLNYDKFMFSYTYSHIMGDVKFDNGGFHQITLGINVFCKDKAWDCNCPAVN encoded by the coding sequence ATGAATTTTAAAAAGAGTTATTTTATTTTAGCATTTTTACTAGCACAATTTTCTTTTGCCCAAGAAGGTATTGCTGTATATTCAGATTATTTGTCTGATAATTATTATTTAATTCATCCTTCAATGGCTGGTGCGGCTAATTGTGGTAAAATTAGATTAACGGGTCGTCAACAATGGTTTGGGCAAGAAGATGCTCCAGCACTTCAAACGGTAAGTTTTAATACGGCTTTAGATCAAGATGGAATTTCTGGTTTTGGTATGATTTTGTTTAATGATAAAAATGGATATCACTCACAAAGAGGAGCAAAACTTACTTATGCGCATCATTTAAGATTTTCTAGAGGTACATTAGATTTAAATCAATTATCTTTTGGTTTAAGTACTGCTTTTGTTCAAAGTTCAATTGATGGTAGAGATTATAGAGGTTTTGACCCAGTAATAGTTCAAGGTGTTGTTCAAAAAGATGCTTATTTTAATATTGATTTAGGTGTTTCTTATCACTATATGGATTTCTTTACGCACTTTACAATTAAGAACTTCATGGCAAGCAGAAGAGAATTATATACCAGAGATATAGAATCTGACAATTTAAGTAAATATTTATGGAGTGCAGGTGCTGTTTTTGGTAATGAAGATAATTTATTGTTCGAGCCATCATTTATGTTTCAATATGTATCAGAAACTAAAGAAAAATCAATTGACTTAAACTTAAAAGTTTACAAACAATTAGATTTCGGAAAATTATGGGGTGGATTATCTTATAGAAGAAGTTTTGATGGAGCTCAATATAGCGACACAAGTGGTGGATTACAAGATCAAAAATTACAATGGATTACTCCAATTGTAGGATTAAATTATGATAAATTTATGTTCTCCTATACGTATTCTCATATTATGGGTGATGTTAAATTTGATAATGGAGGTTTCCACCAAATTACGTTAGGTATTAACGTATTTTGTAAGGATAAAGCTTGGGATTGTAATTGTCCTGCTGTTAATTAA
- a CDS encoding NifU family protein: MQVIATKITQNPAIVKFELDEIIVRTQNFEFKNIDETQNSPLAKQLFYLPFVKTVYISGNFIAIEKFSIVEWEDVQDDVANQINDFINNGGTIIQVEENKTKKQPITVYAETTPNPSVLKFVCNKLLTKTALECKNIDETNASPLAKELFKFPFVKEVFIDENYISVTKFAVTEWDEITLELRTFIKEYIENGNLVIDETAIVTTEIHQKQQEAYFDALDVTSQQIINIIEEYVKPAVQSDGGNIMFESFDPTEKRVKVVLQGACSGCPSSTFTLKNGIENMLKDMLKDEAIKVEAING; the protein is encoded by the coding sequence ATGCAAGTTATCGCAACCAAAATAACACAAAATCCTGCCATAGTAAAGTTTGAATTGGACGAAATTATTGTGAGAACACAAAATTTTGAATTCAAAAACATTGATGAAACACAAAATTCTCCTTTGGCTAAACAATTATTCTATTTGCCATTTGTTAAAACGGTTTATATCTCTGGAAATTTTATTGCTATTGAAAAATTTTCGATTGTTGAATGGGAAGACGTTCAAGATGATGTAGCCAATCAAATAAATGATTTTATTAACAACGGAGGAACAATCATTCAGGTTGAAGAAAACAAAACGAAAAAACAACCCATTACGGTTTATGCTGAAACAACACCAAACCCTTCAGTATTGAAATTTGTTTGCAATAAACTTTTAACAAAAACCGCTTTAGAGTGCAAAAATATTGATGAAACAAATGCATCTCCACTAGCAAAAGAATTGTTTAAATTCCCATTTGTTAAAGAAGTATTTATTGATGAAAATTATATTTCAGTTACTAAATTCGCTGTTACAGAATGGGATGAAATCACATTAGAACTTAGAACATTTATCAAAGAATACATAGAAAACGGAAATCTGGTAATTGACGAAACTGCTATTGTAACGACAGAAATTCATCAAAAACAACAAGAAGCCTACTTTGATGCTCTTGATGTTACTTCGCAACAAATTATTAATATAATTGAAGAATATGTAAAACCAGCTGTTCAAAGCGATGGAGGTAATATTATGTTTGAATCTTTTGATCCTACCGAAAAAAGAGTAAAAGTTGTTTTACAAGGAGCTTGTAGCGGATGCCCGTCTTCAACATTTACTTTAAAAAACGGAATTGAAAACATGTTAAAAGACATGCTAAAAGATGAAGCAATCAAAGTTGAAGCAATCAACGGATAA
- a CDS encoding gamma carbonic anhydrase family protein: protein MLIKEVNGKFPQIPEDCYVAENATIVGDVTFGANCSVWFNAVVRGDVNFITIGDKVNIQDGAVIHCTYQKHPTIIGNNVSIGHNAIVHGCTIKDNVLIGMGAIVMDNCVIESNSIVAAGSVITQNTIVESGCIYAGVPAKKVKDIDQSDFAGEIQRISNNYVMYSGWFKED, encoded by the coding sequence ATGTTAATTAAAGAAGTAAATGGGAAATTTCCACAAATCCCAGAAGATTGTTATGTGGCTGAAAATGCAACAATTGTAGGTGATGTTACTTTTGGAGCTAATTGTAGTGTGTGGTTTAATGCCGTGGTAAGGGGTGATGTTAATTTTATTACCATTGGCGATAAAGTAAATATACAAGATGGCGCTGTTATTCATTGTACCTATCAAAAGCATCCAACAATAATTGGGAATAACGTTTCTATAGGTCATAATGCGATTGTGCATGGATGTACCATCAAAGACAATGTATTAATAGGTATGGGCGCTATTGTTATGGATAATTGTGTTATAGAAAGTAATTCTATAGTAGCGGCTGGCTCCGTAATTACTCAGAACACTATAGTTGAATCTGGTTGTATTTATGCTGGTGTACCTGCAAAAAAAGTAAAAGATATTGACCAAAGTGATTTTGCTGGTGAAATTCAGCGTATATCAAATAATTACGTAATGTACTCGGGTTGGTTTAAAGAAGATTAA
- the murI gene encoding glutamate racemase — protein MIQNNAIGLFDSGIGGTSIWKEVHSLLPNENTIYLADSINAPYGLKTKEEIIALSCKNTELLLELNCKIIIVACNTATTNAIQELRAKYKVPFIGIEPAIKPAALQSKTQTIGILATKGTLNSELFHKSVANHPDVKIIEQIGHGLVQLIENGDINSPEMEELLKSYLTPMIEKNIDFLVLGCSHYPYLIPQIKKIIPEHVQIIDSGEAVAKQTLNILKQNNLLNNANEKSSQIFYTNSEPEVIETILNHQEKVIFKNF, from the coding sequence ATGATACAAAATAACGCAATAGGATTATTTGATTCGGGAATTGGTGGAACTTCTATTTGGAAAGAGGTTCATTCGTTATTGCCAAATGAAAATACGATCTATCTTGCGGATAGCATTAATGCTCCTTACGGATTAAAAACAAAAGAAGAGATTATTGCTTTAAGTTGTAAAAACACTGAACTACTATTAGAATTAAACTGTAAAATTATAATTGTAGCTTGTAATACTGCTACAACTAATGCCATACAAGAATTGCGAGCAAAGTATAAAGTTCCTTTCATTGGAATTGAACCTGCAATAAAACCTGCGGCCTTGCAATCAAAAACTCAAACCATTGGCATATTAGCTACAAAAGGAACGCTAAACAGCGAATTATTCCATAAAAGTGTAGCAAATCATCCCGATGTGAAAATTATTGAACAAATAGGACATGGCTTAGTTCAACTAATCGAAAATGGCGACATTAATTCCCCAGAAATGGAAGAACTTTTAAAAAGTTACCTAACCCCTATGATTGAAAAAAATATTGATTTTTTAGTATTAGGTTGTAGCCATTATCCTTATTTAATTCCGCAAATTAAAAAAATAATTCCAGAACACGTTCAAATAATTGATTCTGGTGAAGCCGTAGCAAAACAAACGCTAAATATTTTAAAACAAAATAATTTGCTTAATAATGCTAATGAAAAAAGCTCGCAAATTTTTTATACAAATAGCGAGCCTGAAGTCATAGAAACTATATTAAACCATCAAGAAAAGGTGATTTTTAAAAATTTTTAA